In Vibrio chagasii, the sequence TGTCCCTTAATAGTTTTCATTTTTTAATGTATTGAGCAGATATTGTTATACAAAAAAAGCCCGCATTTCGCTAGGAGCAAACGCAGGCTTTTCAAAACATTCACAGATAAACCGGAACTCTCATGAAACGATTACAAAACGTATTTATCCTTTTAGCTTCTCTTATCCTAAGCGCTACTGCTTATGCATCTCCATCAGAGGGAAAACAATACACGCTTTTAGAAAAACCTTATTCGACCGAGTATCAAGTAGACAAATTCTTTTCATTGACCTGCATGCCTTGTTGGCAGATGACAGAGTTACTTAAAGATAAGGAAGGCTCTGGTGAACTGGAATTGCATCGTACTCACGTGATTTTTAACGACTCGACCTTACAAGCTGCGGGTATTTACTACACCGTATTGGCTCAAAAGCCAGTTCTGTCTCATGAACTTTTGAGTGAGTTATTCTCGCTGGTTCAAACTAAAAACCCACTTCAAGAAACGGATATCGATGCTTTTTTCAAAGAACACAACCTTGTGAAACAAGAAGACATGACTCAAGACCAACAACAGCAATGGGCTAAGTTTATGGAAGATGCTGTTTCTAAAACCGAGCAAGCGTCGATTAGCAGCATTCCGAGCTTTATTATTAATGGGCGCTATATGGTGAAACTAAGAGGCCACCGCTCTATGGAAGAATTGCTCGAAACCATTAAATACCTGAAAGAGCAATAGAGTCTCACTCTTTTCTGGCACCATTCGCAGTACCAAATAAAGAGCCCGACAACGAGTAAGTTGTCGGGCTTTCATCAATTACTTGTCTATACCACTAAATTAACCGTGGCTAGTTCGACCTATGTTGTCATGGCTTAGCTCTTTGTTGAGCACCGCTTCGACGTGACCAGGTGAACGAGTGGTACCAGAAATCAATCGATACATCGCTGGGATTACGAATAGAGTTACCAAGGTCGCAAAGCCCATACCAAAGAAGATAACCGTACCTACTGCTACACGGCTTTCATAACCCGCACCTGTTGAGGTAATCAATGGGATAGCACCTGCTAGCGTGGTAAATGCCGTCATCATGATTGGTCGTAAGCGTCGAGCAGAAGCATCAATGATGGCTTTTTCAAACTCAATACCGCGGTCACGCAGTTGGTTAGCAAACTCAACGATCAAGATACCGTTTTTGGTTACCATACCGATCAACATGATCATACCAATCTGGCTGTAGACGTTGAGCCCCTGACTCATCACTACCAAGCCCAAGAAGCCACCAAAGATACCCATAGGTACAGTGAACATCACCACTAACGGGTTAATGAAGCTCTCGAACTGCGCCGCCAATACCAAGTACGCCACCAACATCGCTAATGCAAACACAACTAAGATACTCGATTGGTTCTCTTTGAAGTCTTTAGACTCGCCCGAATAGCTTACCGAAATATCACCCGGTAGTTGCTCAATCGCTTGTTCATCAAGAAAATCCAGAGCTTCACCTAACGTGTAACCTTCCATCAGGTTAGCTTTAATCGTTATCGACTTCTGCTTGTTGTAGTGAGACAAACGAATCGATGATGCGACTTCTTCAATGTGAGTCAAAGTATCTAGCGTCACCAACTCACCAGACTGAGTTCGCATATAGATTTGGCTCAAGTCATTGGCATTGTTGAAGCTGTTTTCGTCACCACGCAGGTAAACATCGTATTCTTCACCACGTTCCACAAAGGTTGTCTCACTGCGACCGCCCAGCATGATTTCTAAGGTGTCGGAAATGTCAGAAACACTCACACCCAGCTCTGCTGCACGCTGCTTGTCTACAGTAACCAGTAGCTCAGGCGTTTTCTCTGAGTAGTCAATATCTGCGCCTTCCATCATCGGCGAATCTTCAGCGGCTTGCTTTAAGATCTCTGCCCACTTTTGCAGTTCAGAGTAATCTGAGCCACCAAGCACGAATTGTACTGGTTCACTCGAC encodes:
- a CDS encoding thioredoxin domain-containing protein, whose product is MKRLQNVFILLASLILSATAYASPSEGKQYTLLEKPYSTEYQVDKFFSLTCMPCWQMTELLKDKEGSGELELHRTHVIFNDSTLQAAGIYYTVLAQKPVLSHELLSELFSLVQTKNPLQETDIDAFFKEHNLVKQEDMTQDQQQQWAKFMEDAVSKTEQASISSIPSFIINGRYMVKLRGHRSMEELLETIKYLKEQ